The following coding sequences are from one Desulfosporosinus orientis DSM 765 window:
- a CDS encoding LysR family transcriptional regulator, with the protein MINDPLKTFVTVVEHKNLSRAAEELYLTHPNVISQIQSLEEELGTKLVDSTSNHLELTESGEIYYQYAKQILILQDKAKQEIKQLSNVVTGTLKVGASYTIGEYILPFVVADVAAHYPKVEIETSIANTEEIIKAVHDHHLNIALVEGEVNCSDLSVHPMMEDEIILVVPNQHPLARLPIVTSEHLQDQVWILRECGSGTRAFSDKLIKEWGIKVRKTYIFGSGQAVKQAVTAGLGIALVSRWIVRKELNAKELKSIRIKGKRLTRSFYLIGPKDQEMTEATEVFTEQLLALESSSGKKRDRYLTSKD; encoded by the coding sequence GTGATTAACGATCCCTTGAAAACTTTTGTTACAGTAGTCGAACATAAGAATTTATCTCGCGCTGCAGAAGAGTTATATCTGACCCATCCTAATGTCATCTCACAAATTCAAAGCTTGGAAGAAGAATTGGGAACGAAACTGGTGGATAGTACCTCTAACCATTTAGAGCTTACAGAGTCCGGTGAGATATATTATCAATACGCCAAGCAAATATTGATTTTACAGGATAAAGCTAAGCAAGAAATCAAGCAGTTATCCAATGTGGTTACAGGGACTCTGAAAGTAGGGGCAAGTTATACAATTGGAGAATACATTCTGCCCTTTGTGGTGGCCGATGTTGCTGCCCATTACCCTAAGGTAGAGATTGAAACCTCTATTGCCAATACGGAAGAAATTATTAAGGCGGTACATGACCATCACTTAAATATCGCCCTTGTCGAAGGAGAAGTGAACTGTTCGGATTTATCTGTTCATCCCATGATGGAGGATGAAATTATCTTGGTTGTACCTAACCAACATCCTTTAGCGAGGCTACCTATCGTCACTTCTGAGCATCTCCAAGACCAAGTATGGATTCTTAGAGAATGTGGTTCGGGAACTCGCGCCTTCAGTGATAAACTTATCAAAGAGTGGGGAATCAAAGTCAGAAAAACCTATATTTTTGGAAGTGGTCAAGCTGTTAAACAAGCCGTTACAGCGGGGTTGGGAATAGCCCTTGTTTCACGTTGGATTGTAAGAAAAGAGCTCAATGCCAAAGAGTTAAAATCAATTCGAATAAAGGGAAAGAGACTTACTCGTTCTTTTTATTTAATAGGACCGAAGGACCAGGAAATGACTGAGGCTACAGAAGTCTTTACAGAGCAGCTCCTTGCTCTTGAATCATCATCAGGGAAAAAAAGGGACAGATATTTAACATCTAAAGATTGA
- a CDS encoding ATP-binding protein has translation MFKKKIAFKLTASFVLIMLIAMLAIGILFIQMFRQYAFDSREETMLTRARSIAEVLSENSQNLGQIRGFAGTMHFLSTMAEANVWITDAQGNLSPTTGMGKGRGQQGKGQGFGLGAGMGQGPMYNSKPLPPEAEKVIQEVLKGNESVSESFSSVYNEATLTVGVPIIDSAQQVIGSVLLHTPVTGVTATLNKAVSILAVSLSVALLLAIGLGIFYSILFTRPLKAMNLTALEITQGNYSARTGVNRQDEIGQLSNSLDHLAMKLGCTINQLFQEKGKLDDIISSISEGLVAFDETLKPISANFALGEIMNRPQPYLLDSVERDFKELKIEHHLKKVLDDKKPVQVLKDWMSKKLKFTVSPIIDSHEQVTGSVALVQDISQSERLEQLRRDFVANVSHEFRTPLTVIRGSVEALVDGTVENSDDIKRYQHRILSETRGLERLVGDLLELSRLQAGKILINKSEINISDLLEDTIKSLQTIADTKNIKIHYHSETALPPSLGDYDRLRQLFVIFLDNAVKYSPNNTLIYVESRIIEGNTLSILIRDQGYGIRAEELPHIWDRFYKADKSRQSHGTGLGLAIAKHLIDIHGGEVSINSELEKGTEVEVKLPLT, from the coding sequence ATGTTTAAAAAAAAGATTGCTTTCAAATTAACGGCTAGCTTTGTCCTTATTATGCTCATTGCTATGCTTGCCATTGGTATTCTATTTATTCAGATGTTCCGGCAATACGCTTTCGACAGTCGGGAAGAAACCATGCTGACACGCGCTCGAAGCATAGCTGAAGTTTTAAGCGAGAACTCTCAAAATCTTGGCCAGATTCGAGGCTTTGCCGGAACCATGCACTTCCTCAGCACCATGGCTGAAGCTAATGTTTGGATAACTGACGCTCAAGGCAACCTGTCGCCAACAACGGGAATGGGGAAAGGCAGAGGACAACAAGGCAAGGGACAAGGCTTTGGCTTAGGAGCAGGTATGGGGCAAGGCCCTATGTATAACTCAAAACCTCTGCCACCAGAAGCCGAAAAAGTCATTCAAGAGGTATTAAAAGGAAATGAATCCGTCAGCGAAAGTTTCAGCAGTGTCTATAACGAAGCTACTCTCACAGTGGGGGTTCCCATCATTGACTCCGCTCAGCAAGTTATAGGTTCTGTACTTCTTCATACTCCGGTAACAGGTGTTACTGCAACTTTGAATAAAGCGGTCAGTATCTTAGCTGTAAGTTTGTCAGTTGCACTCCTGCTGGCCATAGGTTTGGGAATTTTTTACTCTATACTCTTTACTCGTCCTTTAAAAGCTATGAATTTGACTGCTCTGGAAATAACTCAGGGTAATTATTCAGCCAGAACCGGAGTTAATCGCCAGGATGAGATAGGGCAGCTCAGCAACTCTCTGGATCACCTGGCCATGAAACTCGGCTGTACTATCAATCAACTGTTTCAGGAAAAAGGAAAGCTTGATGATATCATCTCAAGCATTTCTGAAGGACTGGTTGCTTTCGATGAGACACTAAAGCCAATCAGTGCTAATTTTGCTCTCGGAGAAATCATGAATCGTCCCCAGCCCTATCTATTAGATTCTGTAGAAAGGGATTTCAAGGAACTGAAGATTGAGCATCATCTTAAAAAGGTACTCGACGACAAAAAACCGGTACAGGTATTAAAAGACTGGATGAGCAAAAAACTCAAATTCACAGTATCTCCCATTATCGACAGCCACGAGCAGGTGACGGGAAGTGTTGCTCTCGTCCAAGATATCAGCCAAAGTGAACGCCTTGAACAGCTAAGACGAGACTTTGTTGCTAATGTATCACACGAATTTCGCACCCCGTTGACCGTCATACGTGGTTCTGTAGAAGCATTGGTAGATGGGACTGTTGAAAATAGCGACGATATCAAGCGTTACCAACACAGAATCCTCTCCGAAACACGCGGATTAGAACGTCTGGTCGGAGATCTTTTAGAGTTGTCTCGCCTTCAAGCCGGCAAAATTCTTATCAATAAAAGTGAGATTAATATCTCAGATCTCCTGGAAGATACTATAAAAAGCCTGCAAACCATTGCCGATACAAAAAACATTAAGATACACTATCACTCCGAAACAGCTTTGCCCCCTTCGTTGGGGGATTATGATCGTCTGCGCCAATTGTTCGTTATTTTTTTAGACAACGCTGTAAAATATTCTCCGAATAATACCTTAATCTATGTTGAATCAAGAATTATTGAGGGCAATACGTTATCCATCCTCATTCGAGACCAAGGCTACGGTATTAGAGCTGAGGAACTTCCCCATATTTGGGATCGTTTCTACAAGGCTGATAAATCCCGCCAAAGCCATGGCACCGGCTTGGGACTTGCCATAGCCAAGCATCTGATTGATATTCATGGTGGAGAGGTTTCCATAAACAGCGAGCTGGAAAAAGGAACTGAAGTAGAAGTAAAATTGCCGCTCACTTAG
- a CDS encoding response regulator transcription factor, with translation MNKYILIADDNDDILEILHRYVAKEGFSPILARSGEEALQKFFAFSPILLLLDVMMPKKDGFEVCKEIRRKSNVPIILVTAKGDDGDRIMGLDIGADDYIVKPFSPGEVMARIRAVLRRLDISEEQRKDLVRYPGLEINLSDYKVLVNGHPLSLTKKETEIFWLLAANPGKVFSRDNLLTSVWGEDYFGDARTVDTHIKRLRSKLSVAEMSNWDIKTIWGVGYKFEVNYV, from the coding sequence TTGAACAAGTATATTTTAATTGCCGATGACAATGATGATATTCTGGAAATATTACATAGATATGTTGCCAAAGAAGGTTTTTCTCCCATTCTGGCTCGTAGTGGTGAAGAGGCCTTGCAGAAATTCTTTGCATTCTCTCCTATTCTCTTGCTTCTAGATGTGATGATGCCCAAAAAAGACGGTTTCGAAGTTTGCAAAGAAATTCGCCGTAAATCCAATGTGCCTATCATTCTGGTTACAGCCAAGGGGGATGATGGCGACCGTATCATGGGATTGGACATTGGTGCCGATGATTATATCGTAAAACCCTTTAGTCCCGGAGAGGTAATGGCTCGCATCCGTGCCGTTTTAAGACGACTTGACATTTCGGAAGAACAAAGAAAAGACCTTGTTCGCTACCCAGGTCTTGAAATCAACCTTTCCGATTATAAAGTCCTAGTCAATGGACACCCCCTCAGTCTCACAAAAAAAGAAACCGAAATTTTTTGGCTTTTGGCAGCCAACCCCGGAAAAGTTTTCTCCCGAGACAATCTTTTAACAAGCGTCTGGGGAGAGGATTACTTCGGCGATGCCCGCACAGTAGATACGCATATAAAGCGTCTCAGATCAAAGCTTTCCGTTGCCGAAATGTCAAACTGGGACATAAAAACCATATGGGGAGTCGGCTATAAATTTGAGGTGAATTATGTTTAA
- a CDS encoding PaaX family transcriptional regulator → MKVILRKNDSATSLLLFVYNIYLTYYNKDKIKLSSLLEIMKAFGKSESATRMSLSRTAKSGILINKNEGSEVIYTLDLSGKEAIKIWNEGIEQFWKRYALRNGLWDEKWYLVNLEFREEQKENRAIVVERLLQMGFGLVSPNTWICPYYQTDDIRKALAEFKITSGVIEMHGEIKIYDNILSFINNVFHAEKLAKSYKMFITQFSEKYENTKNLYQEEWFIKEGRALPLLHALGWEFLSIASEDAALPKTLCPAWAGDEAAQLMIEFRKILLEPTLKYLGKFD, encoded by the coding sequence ATGAAGGTTATTTTGCGGAAGAATGATAGTGCTACCAGTTTGTTGCTTTTTGTTTATAACATTTATTTGACCTACTATAACAAGGACAAAATCAAGTTATCCAGTCTGCTTGAAATTATGAAAGCTTTTGGAAAAAGCGAGAGTGCTACCAGAATGTCACTATCCAGAACGGCAAAATCAGGTATCCTTATTAATAAAAATGAAGGCAGCGAAGTGATTTATACTTTGGATTTAAGTGGTAAGGAGGCTATCAAAATCTGGAATGAAGGAATAGAGCAATTTTGGAAAAGATATGCCTTAAGAAACGGATTATGGGATGAAAAGTGGTATTTAGTCAATTTAGAGTTTAGAGAAGAACAGAAGGAAAACAGGGCAATAGTTGTTGAACGATTGCTGCAAATGGGCTTTGGTTTAGTAAGTCCAAATACGTGGATTTGTCCGTACTACCAAACAGATGATATTCGAAAGGCTCTGGCTGAATTTAAGATCACTTCCGGTGTTATAGAAATGCATGGGGAAATAAAAATTTATGATAATATACTTTCTTTTATCAACAATGTTTTTCATGCTGAGAAACTAGCAAAGTCCTATAAGATGTTTATAACTCAATTTAGCGAAAAGTATGAGAACACTAAAAATCTGTATCAAGAAGAATGGTTTATAAAGGAAGGCCGCGCGTTACCTTTGTTGCATGCACTTGGTTGGGAGTTCCTGTCAATAGCATCTGAAGATGCGGCATTGCCTAAAACATTATGCCCTGCTTGGGCGGGCGATGAGGCAGCGCAGCTAATGATTGAATTTAGGAAGATTCTTTTAGAGCCCACCTTGAAGTATCTGGGGAAATTCGATTAA
- a CDS encoding DUF6064 family protein — protein MNMNPREMLNYLEMLANNSLWINFTMHMIVLIAFTVVIAVNKQTLKRWTFQGTIGIIFFSVTVHALIFGNPFHAATFGLLAIISLVQLIGRKETIQISQSKWISTIALSAIFLGLWYPEFVDKSALMLLMVSPVGVIPCPTLLITIGLLILIMPSVSSLQYLITIIMGLVYGIIGVFVFQVYLDITLLILVLAASWIFYKERPQANTGIVLYTQGTE, from the coding sequence ATGAACATGAATCCAAGAGAAATGTTAAATTACCTTGAAATGTTGGCAAACAATAGTCTGTGGATAAATTTTACTATGCACATGATAGTTTTAATAGCATTTACAGTAGTAATTGCAGTAAACAAACAGACTTTAAAACGATGGACATTTCAAGGGACTATAGGCATAATATTTTTTTCGGTAACTGTCCATGCGCTGATTTTCGGCAACCCTTTTCATGCGGCAACCTTCGGACTATTAGCAATTATTTCACTGGTACAATTAATAGGAAGGAAGGAAACAATTCAAATATCTCAAAGTAAATGGATATCTACCATAGCTCTTAGCGCTATATTCTTAGGGTTGTGGTACCCGGAATTTGTGGATAAAAGTGCTCTAATGCTTTTAATGGTTTCGCCTGTAGGGGTTATTCCCTGTCCCACACTTCTTATAACCATTGGGTTATTAATCCTTATTATGCCTAGCGTGAGTAGTCTACAATATTTAATCACAATTATAATGGGTCTTGTGTATGGGATAATAGGGGTGTTCGTTTTTCAAGTATACTTGGATATTACATTGTTGATTTTGGTTTTGGCTGCAAGCTGGATATTCTATAAAGAGAGACCTCAAGCAAATACCGGAATTGTACTATACACACAAGGAACAGAATAA
- a CDS encoding DUF2179 domain-containing protein yields MELIFIIVGINVVYVSLYTLRTIFVIKGQSALAAALSVVEVFVYMTGLGIVLQNLNNRWNLAAYCIGYGLGIFIGSRIEEYLALGYVTVQVTVDCVQVEIPPKLREYGYGVTSWLADGKDGPRLMMSVLAKRSNERKLIDILDKLCPNAFVVSYEPKNFKGGFWVKRMPKSF; encoded by the coding sequence ATGGAACTTATTTTCATAATCGTAGGAATCAATGTGGTCTATGTGTCGTTATATACTTTGCGTACAATTTTTGTTATAAAAGGGCAAAGCGCTTTAGCAGCTGCCCTTTCAGTCGTAGAAGTTTTTGTTTACATGACAGGGCTGGGGATTGTTCTGCAAAATCTTAACAATCGCTGGAATCTGGCAGCTTATTGTATCGGTTATGGTTTAGGGATTTTTATCGGCAGCCGAATCGAAGAGTATTTAGCCTTAGGTTATGTTACAGTTCAAGTGACAGTGGATTGTGTACAGGTAGAAATACCACCAAAGCTGAGGGAATATGGGTATGGTGTTACTTCTTGGTTAGCAGATGGCAAGGATGGTCCGAGGCTGATGATGTCGGTTTTGGCCAAAAGAAGCAATGAACGCAAATTAATCGATATTCTCGATAAACTTTGTCCAAATGCTTTTGTGGTTTCTTATGAGCCTAAGAATTTTAAGGGAGGGTTCTGGGTTAAACGAATGCCTAAATCGTTCTAG
- a CDS encoding universal stress protein: MFKKILVATDASEYSKRALKTALEIARTFNAEIELLFVTYLKEVYWGYNVAYNILVPQEQLDEAGELALNATLEGIDLGEVPLKKKQEQGYPASVILEEIEKENIDLVVMGSHGYGPIAGSVLGSVSQRVVQRAECPVMIVK; the protein is encoded by the coding sequence ATGTTTAAAAAAATATTAGTAGCTACGGATGCCTCGGAGTATTCCAAACGAGCGCTAAAAACTGCTTTAGAAATTGCCAGGACCTTTAACGCAGAAATCGAGCTTCTGTTTGTTACGTATCTCAAGGAAGTTTATTGGGGATATAATGTCGCTTATAATATTTTAGTTCCCCAGGAACAGCTTGATGAGGCTGGTGAGCTTGCTTTAAATGCAACCCTTGAAGGAATCGATTTGGGAGAGGTTCCTTTAAAAAAGAAGCAGGAACAAGGATACCCGGCAAGCGTTATTTTAGAAGAGATTGAGAAAGAGAATATTGATTTAGTTGTGATGGGCAGTCATGGTTATGGGCCGATTGCAGGTTCAGTGCTAGGCAGTGTCAGTCAGCGTGTTGTTCAGAGAGCAGAGTGCCCGGTTATGATCGTCAAGTAA
- a CDS encoding universal stress protein, producing the protein MFKKILVATDASEYSRRALQTALNLAQKFQAEIVLLFVAYTPEAYWGYNSAYSIQITREEIEERGWLTLGAALEGIDIKNIPLKKKMIQGHPSSVILEEIANENIDLVVMGSHGYGPIAGAVLGSVSQRVLRKATCPVLIVK; encoded by the coding sequence ATGTTTAAAAAGATACTGGTGGCTACTGATGCGTCAGAGTACTCACGTCGAGCTTTACAAACTGCTTTAAATCTTGCCCAGAAATTCCAGGCTGAAATTGTACTTTTATTTGTTGCCTATACTCCGGAGGCTTACTGGGGCTATAACTCAGCTTATTCTATCCAAATCACTCGAGAGGAAATCGAGGAAAGAGGCTGGCTGACCTTGGGAGCCGCCCTTGAAGGAATCGACATTAAGAATATACCGTTAAAGAAAAAAATGATCCAGGGGCATCCATCAAGTGTTATCTTAGAAGAAATTGCTAATGAGAATATTGATCTGGTGGTTATGGGAAGTCATGGTTATGGACCAATAGCCGGAGCAGTATTGGGCAGTGTAAGTCAACGTGTCCTTCGCAAAGCAACTTGCCCGGTTCTCATCGTAAAATAG
- a CDS encoding sigma-54 interaction domain-containing protein — translation MRDHYNLEKLIKILPVLARTAGGYATITDSEGRRLCTFDWNGTEIKDLDNQIYDLARNAGQQACPLIGVSQIVDQADAWALPIGEYVLACSNVERLIKEQKFQDALIKALPMIAQVAGGEAVIFNDLGERLLSYYSNGSERHQLKGQVSKQARQAMVSQEPVVGKSFSINGAMAVRIPITEKIGFGFNNENAVRQHQKLYDEVKKFQNAKYCFEDIIGESEVLTKTKSMAKFVADGVSSILIYGETGTGKELFAQSIHNASDRRYRSFVALNCGALPASLIESNLFGYEEGAFTGAKKGGSPGAFEQANGGTIFLDEISEMDISLQTKLLRVLQEREVVRVGGFKAQKIDVRVIASTNKELNDLIADGGFRQDLFYRLNVVQLKIPPLRERVGDIGLLAKHFMHKFSFSFGRLVEDIDPRTLKLLQNHAWPGNVRELQNCIESAMNMVREESTLLPEHLPLYLRQGQKTLKESVIVEIGNEELNLKEALSGAEKLIIQKALEMAKFKKVKAARILGISTATLWRKLTEYGMEGDNQ, via the coding sequence ATGAGGGATCATTATAATTTGGAAAAACTTATTAAGATTTTGCCAGTTTTAGCGAGAACAGCGGGCGGATATGCTACAATCACTGATTCTGAAGGAAGGAGATTATGTACTTTCGATTGGAATGGAACGGAAATAAAAGATCTGGACAATCAGATATATGATCTGGCCAGAAATGCAGGTCAACAGGCATGCCCATTAATAGGAGTTTCCCAAATTGTAGATCAAGCTGATGCTTGGGCTTTGCCAATCGGTGAATATGTTTTGGCTTGCAGTAATGTCGAACGCCTTATTAAAGAACAGAAATTCCAAGACGCACTAATAAAGGCGCTGCCAATGATTGCGCAAGTCGCAGGCGGAGAGGCTGTAATTTTTAATGATCTTGGCGAACGGCTGTTAAGTTATTATTCTAATGGAAGCGAGCGACATCAGCTGAAAGGACAAGTAAGTAAGCAGGCCAGACAAGCTATGGTTTCTCAGGAGCCTGTAGTGGGAAAGTCTTTTTCTATTAATGGAGCAATGGCTGTACGTATTCCTATTACGGAAAAAATCGGTTTTGGATTTAACAATGAAAATGCCGTTCGGCAACATCAAAAATTATACGATGAAGTTAAAAAATTTCAGAATGCAAAGTATTGTTTTGAAGATATCATTGGAGAGAGTGAAGTATTAACAAAAACCAAAAGTATGGCCAAGTTCGTGGCAGATGGTGTCTCTTCAATACTTATTTATGGGGAAACAGGAACGGGAAAGGAATTGTTTGCTCAATCGATTCATAATGCCAGTGATCGTCGATATCGATCCTTTGTGGCTTTAAATTGTGGGGCTTTACCGGCTTCGCTTATTGAGAGCAATCTTTTTGGTTACGAGGAAGGGGCCTTTACCGGGGCGAAGAAAGGGGGAAGCCCTGGTGCCTTTGAACAAGCGAATGGCGGTACGATCTTTCTTGATGAAATTAGTGAAATGGACATTAGCTTGCAAACTAAATTACTCAGAGTTCTTCAAGAAAGAGAGGTAGTTAGGGTTGGCGGGTTCAAGGCCCAAAAGATTGACGTCAGAGTCATCGCTTCTACTAATAAAGAGCTGAACGATCTCATTGCGGATGGCGGGTTTCGTCAGGATCTCTTTTATCGCTTAAATGTAGTTCAGTTAAAAATTCCGCCCTTACGAGAGCGAGTCGGGGATATTGGCTTATTAGCTAAGCATTTTATGCATAAATTTTCTTTTTCCTTTGGCAGATTAGTTGAAGATATTGACCCAAGAACATTAAAGCTATTGCAAAATCATGCTTGGCCGGGGAATGTCCGTGAACTCCAGAACTGTATTGAGTCTGCTATGAATATGGTGCGGGAGGAGTCGACATTATTGCCGGAACATTTGCCTCTTTATTTGCGGCAAGGACAAAAAACTCTGAAAGAATCTGTGATCGTTGAGATTGGGAATGAAGAGCTTAATTTAAAAGAAGCGTTGTCAGGAGCCGAAAAATTAATTATTCAG